GGCGATGGACGATCCGGCGCACCTACGGCTGCGCACCCTGGTGTCCAAGGGTTTCACGCCGCGTCGCATCCGCGAGCTGGAGCCCCGGGTCACCGAGATCGCGATTCAGCATCTCGACACGATGCTCGAGAAGGCGGGCTCCTCCGCTTCTGAGACTGTCGATTACGTCAACGAATTCGCGGGCAAGCTCCCGATGGACGTGATCTCCGAGCTGATGGGCGTGCCCGTCGAGGACCGCGACCAGGTGCGGGCGTGGGCCGACGGTGTGATGCACCGCGACGAAGGCGTGACCGACGTGCCGCCCGCAGCAATCGAGGCGTCGCTCAACCTGATCGTCTACTACCAGGAGATGGTCGCCCAGCGCCGCAAGCAGCTCACCGACGATCTGACGTCGGCATTGCTCGAGGCCGAGATCGACGGCGACCGTCTCACCGACGAGGAGATCCTCGGGTTCATGTTCCTGATGGTGATCGCCGGCAACGAGACCACCACCAAACTGCTTGCCAACGCGGCGTTCTGGGGCCACAAGAACCCCGATCAGCTGGCCCCGGTGTACGCCGATCTGGACCGTGTGCCGCTGTGGGTCGAGGAGACGCTTCGCTACGACACCTCGAGCCAGATCCTCGCCCGCACCGTCGAGGGCGAACTGACGCTGTACGAGACGACCATCCCCGATGGTGACGTGCTCCTGCTGCTTCCCGGCTCTGCCCACCGCGACGAGCGGGTCTTCGAGAACCCCGACGACTTCATCATCGGCCGCGAGATCGGGGCCAAACTCCAGAGCTTCGGCAGCGGCGCCCACTTCTGCCTCGGTGCACACCTTGCCAGGATGGAAGCCCGAGTCGCGCTGACCGAAATGTTCAAGCGAATCCGCGGATTCGAAGTCGACGAGGCCAACGCCGTCCGCGTCCACTCCAGCAATGTCCGCGGATTCGCTCACCTACCCATGACTCTCGAGTTCAACTGAAGGTCGTTTCAATGCCGCGCTTCGCACCACTTCCCGACCGCCGACCGGCCATCGTCGCCGGTGCCTCCGCGGGCATCGGAGAGGCCACCGCCCTCGAATTGGCATCTCGCGGCTTTCCCGTCGCACTCGGTGCCCGCCGGGTCGAGAAGCTCAACGACCTCGTCGGAAAGATCCGCGCCGAAGGCGGCGAGGCCGTCGGGTTCCACCTCGATGTGACCGACCCCAATTCGGTGAAGTCGTTCGTGGCCAACGCCGTTGACGCACTCGGCGAGATCGAGGTGCTGGTCGCCGGTGCCGGTGACACCTACTTCGGCAAGCTCGCCGAGATCACGACCGACGAGTTCGACTCCCAGCTGCAGATCCATCTCGTCGGGGCCAACCGGTTGGCGACCGCGGTGCTGCCGGGCATGCTTGAACGTCAGCGCGGCGACCTGATCTTCGTCGGCTCCGACGTCGCACTCCGCCAGCGCCCCCACATGGGCGCCTACGGGGCGGCCAAGGCAGCGCTGGTCGCGATGGTGACGAACTACCAGATGGAGCTCGAGGGCACCGGTGTCCGCGCGTCGATCGTGCATCCGGGACCGACCAAGACGAGCATGGGCTGGAGCCTGCCGGCCGAGAAGATCGGCCCCGCACTTGAGGATTGGGCGAAGTGGGGGCAGGCCCGACACGACTACTTCCTGCGTGCTTCCGATCTCGCGCGCGCGATCACCTTCGTCGCAGAGACCCCGCGCGGCGGCTTCATCGCCAACATGGAACTGCAGCCAGAAGCCCCATTGACCAACGCACCGGCAGAGCGTCAGAAGCTGGTCTTGAACGAGGAGAACCTGAACTCATGACCACTGCGATCGTGCCCCGGGTTTCCGGTGGCGAAGAAGAACATGGACACCTCGAGGAGTTCCGCACCGACCCGATCGGACTGATGAAGCGCATCCGCGAGGAATGCGGCGACGTCGGCTGGTTCCAGCTGGTGGACAAGAACGTCATCTTCCTGTCCGGCGCGGAGGCCAACGAGTTCTTCTTCCGTTCTGCCGACGAGGATCTCGACCAGGCCGAGGCCTACCCGTTCATGACGCCGATCTTCGGCAAGGGCGTGGTTTTCGATGCCAGCCCGGAACGCCGTAAGGAGATGCTGCACAACTCGGCGCTGCGTGGCGAGCAGATGAAAGGCCACGCGGCCACCATCGAGCGTCAGGTCAAGGGGATGATCGCCGACTGGGGCGACGAAGGTGAGATCGACTTGCTCGATTTCTTCGCCGAGCTGACCATCTACACCTCGACGGCGTGCCTGATCGGTGAGAAGTTCCGCAACCAGCTCGACCACCGCTTCGCCGAGTACTACCACGACTTGGAGCGCGGCACCGATCCGCTGTGCTACGTCGACCCCTACCTCGACATCGAAAGCTTCCGGCTACGAGACGAGTCACGCGTCAAACTCGTTGCGCTGGTGCAGGAAATCATGAATCACCGGTTGGCCAACCCGCCCGAGGACAAGGCCGACCGGGACATGCTCGACGTGCTCGTCTCGATCAAGGACGAGGACGGCAACCCGCGGTTCTCCGCCGACGAGGTGACCGGCATGTTCATCTCGCTGATGTTCGCCGGTCACCACACCAGCTCGGGCACCTCAGCGTGGACGCTCATCGAGTTGATCCGTCACCCAGAGATCTACGCCGAGGTGCGCGACGAGCTCGACGAGCTCTACGCCGACGGCCAGGAGGTGAGTTTCCATGCGCTGCGCCAGATTCCGAAGCTGGACAACGTCGTCAAGGAAACGCTGCGCCTGCATCCGCCCCTCATCATCCTGATGCGCGTCGCACAGGGCGAGTTCGAGGTCAAAGGCTTCCCGATCCACAAGGGCGATTTTGTGGCGGCTTCCCCGGCGATCTCCAACCGGATCCCCGAGGACTTTCCGGATCCCGACGAATTCAACCCGGACCGCTACAACAAGCCCGAGCAGGCCGACATCGTGAACCGCTGGACGTGGATTCCCTTCGGCGCGGGCCGACACCGTTGCGTCGGTGCGGCGTTCGCGCAGATGCAGATCAAAGCGATCTTCTCGGTGCTGTTGCGCGAGTACGAGTTCGAAATGGCTCAACCGGCCGACAGCTACCGCAACGATCACTCCAAGATGGTCGTCCAGCTGGCCAGGCCCGCCAAGGCCCGGTACCGCAGGCGCAGTTCTTAGGAGAGCCGCAGATGAGCCCCTCATCGAACTTCCGAGTTGAGGTCGACCTGGACCTGTGCCAGGGACATGCCATGTGCGAGCTGGAGGCACCCGATGTTTTCACCGTGCCCAAACGCGGCAAGGTCGAGATCATCGACACCGAGCCGCCCGACGACGCCCGCGACGAAGTGCAGAACGCGGTCGACATGTGCCCCACCCAAGCTCTGTTCATCAAAGAGAAAGAAGACTGACAATGGCGTCACGCGAACAACTCGACGACTGGGTAGCCCGGTGGCTCAAGGCCAATCAGGACTGCGAAAAGGCAGGCGACTGGAAACCCCTCGCCGACTTCTACACCGATGACGCGACCTACGGCTGGAACATCGGGCCGAAGGAGGACGTGATGTGTATCGGCATAGAAGAAATACGCGAGATCGCCTTAGGCCTCGAGATGGAAGGTCTGGAGAACTGGGTCTACGAGTACCAGAAGGTGCTCGTCGACGAGAAGCAGAACGAGATCGTCGGCTTCTGGAAGCAGATCGTGAACAAGTCCGACGGTACCCAGGACGAGATTTACGGCATCGGCGGCAGCTGGTTCCGGCTTGACAGCAACCTCATGATCGAGTGGCAGCGCGACTTCTTCGACTTCGGCCACGTCGCCTACATGTTCGGCAAGCTCATCGAATCCGGCGACCTCAGCGAGGGTATGCAGAAACGGATCGAGCGATCCATGGCAGGCGAGAAGCTACCCGGCTACTACCCTCTCGGCCAAGCTCCAGCAACAATCTGGTAGCGCCCGGCCAAGCGGTTGCTTGGGGGTGCGTGTGACGCACCTAACTAATGGCTCTAGTCTGGCCTCACAGGCACTAACGGAAGGCACATACGGATGAAGACAAAGGGCGCTCTCATCTACGAGTTCAACCAGCCGTGGTCTATCGAGGAGATCGAGATCGGCGACCCCGTCAAGGACGAGGTCAAGATTCAGATGGAAGCGTCCGGGATGTGCCACTCCGACCACCACCTGGTCACCGGAGACATCCCGATGGCCGGCTTCCCCGTGCTGGGCGGCCACGAGGGCGCGGGCATCGTGACCGAGGTCGGCCCCGGCGTCGAGAACGTCGCCGTTGGCGATCACGTGGTGCTCTCCTTCATCCCGTCATGTGGTGAGTGTCCGACTTGTCAGAGCGGTCAGCGCAACCTGTGCGACCTGGGCGCGCTGCTGCTCACCGGCACCGCGGTGTCCGACGGCACCAACCGGGTGCACACCGCCGACGGCAAGCCGGTCATCCCGATGACCCTGCTCGGCACCTTCAGTCCGTACATGGTCGTGCACAAGAGCTCGGTCGTGAAGATCGATCCGTCCATCCCGTTCGAGGTGGCCTGCCTCGTCGGCTGTGGTGTGACCACCGGCTACGGCTCGGCCACCCGCAGCGCGGACATCCGTCCGGGTGAGGATGTGGCGATCTTCGGAATCGGCGGCGTCGGCATGGGCGCGTTGCAAGGTGCCGTGAACGCAGGCGCGCGCAACATCTTCGCGATCGATCCAGTCGAGTGGAAGCGCGATCAGGCGCTGAAATTCGGTGCGACACATGTCTACCCGGACGTCTTCTCCGCGATGGCCGGCATCGCCGAGGTCACCGCGGGCGGCATGGCGCGCAAGACGATCATCACGACCGGCGAGCTCAAGGGCGAGGACATCGACAACTACCTCAACTGCACGTCCAAGGGCGGTACCTGCGTGGTGACCGCGGTCGCCAACATGGCCGAGATGGACGTGAAGCTGAACCTCGCCCTGCTGACGCTGATGCAGAAGAGGTTGCAGGGCACCATCTTCGGCGGCGGCAACCCGCATTACGACATCCCTCAGCTGCTGTCGATGTACAAGGCGGGAAAGCTCAACCTCGACGACATGGTCACCCGGCAATACAAGCTGGAGCAGATCAACGACGGCTACCAGGACATGCTGCAGGGCCGCAACATCCGCGGCGTCATCCGGTACACCGACGAAGATCGGTAATCGCCATGTCCGACAGCACGATTGACACAGTCGAGAAGACACCGGTCGTCACCGCTTCCGAGGCGTCGTGGCGCTGCGTGCAGGCCGGCGACAAGGACGGCTGGCTGGCGCTGATGACGGACGACATCGTCATCGAGGACCCGATCGGTCCGTCGGTGACGAATCCCGACGGCAACGGTGTGCGCGGCAAGGCGGCGGTCGGCGAGTTCTTCGACACCAACATCGGACCGAACAAGCTGACCGTCACCCGCGAGGCGACGTTCCCGTCCAGCTCTCCGAACGAGATCGCGTACATCCTGGTGCTGCGCACCCTTTTCCCGAACGGCTTCACCGCCACCGTGCGCGGCGTGTTCACCTACAAGGTCGACGATGCCGGGCTGATCACCAACCTGCGCGGCTATTGGAACATGGACGCAATGGAATTCGGGCAGGAGGAAGGCGGCGGCGATTAGCCGTCCCTTGGCCGGCCGCGGCGCCGTCGTCGTCGGTGGCACCCGCGGCATCGGGCTCGCGGTGGCGCAACTGCTCGCCGAACAGGGCGCCGGAGTGGTGCTCAACGGGCGCGACACCGATACCGCGATCCACGCCGCCGAGCGGATCGACCGTGCGGTCGCCCATCCCGGATCACCGTCGAACCCCGACGTGGCCGACGCGCTGATCGACAGGTGCATCGACGAGTTCGGCCGGATCGACATCCTGATCAACTGTGCGGGTACGCCGGGACTGGCCGGTGAGTCGATCCTCAACGTCACCAGCGAGCTGTTCCGCGATCTCATCGACGCACACCTGATGACCACGTTCGAGACGTGTCGGGCCGCCGCGCCGAAGATGGTCGAGCAGGGTGGCGGTTCGATCATCAACACGAGTTCGTTCGCCTACCTCGGCGACTACGGGGGCACCGGCTATCCGGCGGGCAAGGGCGGAGTGAACGGGCTGACGTTGGCCGTCGCCGCGGAACTCAAGGAACACGGTGTGCGAGCGAATGTGGTGTGCCCCGGCGCGAAGACGCGGCTGTCGACGGGCGGGGAGTACGCATCCCACATCGCCGAGCTGAACCGTCGCGGCCTGTTGGACGACGTCAGCATGGAGGCCGCGCTGGACGCGCCCCCCGCCGAGTACGCCGCACCCACGTATGCCTATCTCGCCGGTGATCTGGCCAAGGATGTGACGGGCCAGATCTTCATCGCCGCAGGCGGTTTCGTCGGACGCTTCGACCGTCAGACACCGGCGATCATCGGCTACCGCGACCACAATGACTCCCCGCCGTGGACGGTCGAGGAACTCGGCGACCTGATCCGCTGAGCGCCCCGTAAGCTCGGGCACATGGCGAGCGTGTTCACCAAGATCATCAATCGAGAGCTGCCCGGTCGATTCGTCTACGAAGACGATGACGTCGTGTCGTTTCTATCGATTGCGCCCATCACCGTCGGCCACGCGCTGGTGGTGCCTCGCGCCGAGATCGACAACTGGCAGAGCGTCGACCCCGCAGTGTTCGGCCGGGTCATGGAGGTGTCGCAGCTGATCGGCAAGGCCGTGGTCAAGGCCTTCCCCTGCGAACGCGCGGGTTTGATCATCGCCGGCCTGGAGGTGCCGCATCTCCATGTCCACGTCTTCCCGGTGAACAACCTCTCGGACTTCGGTTTCGCGAACGCCGACCAGAACCCGTCGCCGCAGTCGCTCGACGACGCTCAGGCCAAGATCAAGGCCGCACTGGCCGAATTGCGCTGACGCTCAACCGACATGGGCGGGCACGTCGGCGATCCGCGGTAGCTCAACCCGGAACCGGCAGCCCTGTCCGGGCGCGGTGGTGACGCTGACCGTGCCGCCATGCGCGTACACCAGCGAGTCCACGATCGAGAGCCCGAGTCCGGTGCCACCGCTCGCCCGCGCGCGCGACGAGTCCGCGCGGTAGAACCGTTCGAAGACGCGATGCGCGTCCTCGGTGTTCATGCCCGGCCCCTTGTCGCACACCTCGATCACTGCGGTGCCGTCTTCGGTTCCCACCCGCACCGTGACGTCGGCGTTGTCCGGGGTGTGCTGCAGCGCATTGGTCATCAGGTTGGAGAGCACCTGCCTCAGCCGCGGCTCGTCACCGAGCACCTCGGGTGTTCCCGGCCCGTCGAACACCTCCATCGTGATCGTGCGTTTCGGCGCGATGGACCGCGCGTCGTGCACGGCATCGCTGGCCAGCACCAGCAGGTCGACCCTGCGCCGATCCAGCGGGCGCTGCGCGTCGAGTCGGGCCAGCAGCAACAGGTCCTCGACCAGCAGACCCATCCGGCTCGATTCGCTTTCGATCCGGCTCATCAGCATCTCGACGTCGTTGGCTGCGCCCTGCCGGTACAGCTCGGCGAAACCCCGGATGGTGGTCAACGGCGTGCGCAGCTCATGGCTGGCGTCGGTGATGAACCGTCGCATCCGCTCCTCCGACCCGCGCGCCTTCTCCGCGGACGACTCAGATGCCGCCATCGCACTTTGGATCTGAGCGAGCATGCCGTTGAGCGCCAACGACAATCGGCCGACCTCGGTGCGGGGATCACGTTCGGGAACCCGACGATCGAGCTGACCCGCCGCAATCGCCGCGGCGGTCCGCTCGACTTCGGACAGCGGGCGCAGGCTTCGGTGCACGACGGCATAGCTGGCCACACCGAGCACCAGCAGCACCGCCAAACCGATGCCGAGTTGCGCATACGTCAGCGCCCGCACCGTCGTCTGGACGTCGGACAGGTCGATGGCCACGGTGGTGAGCTCACCCTGCGGGCCGCGCACCGTCATCGCGCGCCATTCGACACCGGAGTCGCCGACCGAGCCGATGGTCACCGGGACCGGCCCGACGTCGTTGTCATCAGGGAGCGCGGGCTCGGCGTCGCGGTCGTTGACCGCCATCCAGATGTTTCCGTCGGGACCGATACCCCGGACGTAGAAGTTCGACGGCGGCCGCGCGGGATTGGGTCCCTCCATGGGTAGCGCCGGGAGGTGCCGAGGAGCTTGCGCCCAGCTGCGGGAGGCGTCGAGCAATTCCTGGTCGACACGGTTGCTGAGCGTGTGGCGCAGGATCGAGGTGACCGCGACGTCGGCGGCGAGCAAACCGCATGCCACCAGCACGAGAGTGGCGGCCACCAGCCCAACCCGCAGCGGGATGCCTCGTCCGCTCAGTACGCCCACGCCCCCATTGTTCAGGTCTGTGGTCTGCCCGACTAGCAAGCGCTCATCGCGGCTCGCGCAGGACGTACCCCACACCGCGCAACGTGTGCAGCAGGCGTTGTTCGCCGGTGTCGATCTTGCGGCGAAGGTACGAGACGTAGGACTCGACGACGTTCACGTCCCCGCCGAAGTCGTAACGCCACACGTGGTCGAGGATCTTCGGCTTCGACAGGACGGTGCCCGCGTTGATGATGAAGTACCGCAGCAGAGTGAACTCCGTCGGCGACAGGGCGACCGGCTCGCCGGCCTTCCACACTTCGTGGGTGTCCTCGTCGAGTTCGATGTCGGCGAAGGTCAGCCGGGAGCTGCGAGCCTCCTCGACCGCGCCGCGACCCGAGCGCCGCAGGATGACCCGCAGGCGTGCGACCACCTCTTCGAGGCTGAACGGCTTGGTCACGTAATCGTCGCCGCCGAGCGTGAGGCCGGCGATCTTGTCTTGCAGCGAGTCGCGCGCCGTGAGGAACAGGGCCGGGGCGTCGATACCGTCGGCGCGCAGTCGGCGCAGCACGCCGAACCCGTCCATCCCGGGCATCATCACGTCGAGTATCACCGCGTCCGGCTTTACTTCACGGGCCTTGTCCAGGGCGGCGGAGCCGTTGGACGCCGTGTG
The sequence above is drawn from the Mycobacterium gallinarum genome and encodes:
- a CDS encoding SDR family NAD(P)-dependent oxidoreductase — protein: MAGRGAVVVGGTRGIGLAVAQLLAEQGAGVVLNGRDTDTAIHAAERIDRAVAHPGSPSNPDVADALIDRCIDEFGRIDILINCAGTPGLAGESILNVTSELFRDLIDAHLMTTFETCRAAAPKMVEQGGGSIINTSSFAYLGDYGGTGYPAGKGGVNGLTLAVAAELKEHGVRANVVCPGAKTRLSTGGEYASHIAELNRRGLLDDVSMEAALDAPPAEYAAPTYAYLAGDLAKDVTGQIFIAAGGFVGRFDRQTPAIIGYRDHNDSPPWTVEELGDLIR
- a CDS encoding cytochrome P450, producing the protein MSVETSDLLLDPYDYDFHEDPYPYYKRLRDEAPLYHNPDLGFWALSRHQDVLAGFRNSTTLSNKFGVSLDPASRGPHASKTMSFLAMDDPAHLRLRTLVSKGFTPRRIRELEPRVTEIAIQHLDTMLEKAGSSASETVDYVNEFAGKLPMDVISELMGVPVEDRDQVRAWADGVMHRDEGVTDVPPAAIEASLNLIVYYQEMVAQRRKQLTDDLTSALLEAEIDGDRLTDEEILGFMFLMVIAGNETTTKLLANAAFWGHKNPDQLAPVYADLDRVPLWVEETLRYDTSSQILARTVEGELTLYETTIPDGDVLLLLPGSAHRDERVFENPDDFIIGREIGAKLQSFGSGAHFCLGAHLARMEARVALTEMFKRIRGFEVDEANAVRVHSSNVRGFAHLPMTLEFN
- a CDS encoding sensor histidine kinase, with the protein product MNNGGVGVLSGRGIPLRVGLVAATLVLVACGLLAADVAVTSILRHTLSNRVDQELLDASRSWAQAPRHLPALPMEGPNPARPPSNFYVRGIGPDGNIWMAVNDRDAEPALPDDNDVGPVPVTIGSVGDSGVEWRAMTVRGPQGELTTVAIDLSDVQTTVRALTYAQLGIGLAVLLVLGVASYAVVHRSLRPLSEVERTAAAIAAGQLDRRVPERDPRTEVGRLSLALNGMLAQIQSAMAASESSAEKARGSEERMRRFITDASHELRTPLTTIRGFAELYRQGAANDVEMLMSRIESESSRMGLLVEDLLLLARLDAQRPLDRRRVDLLVLASDAVHDARSIAPKRTITMEVFDGPGTPEVLGDEPRLRQVLSNLMTNALQHTPDNADVTVRVGTEDGTAVIEVCDKGPGMNTEDAHRVFERFYRADSSRARASGGTGLGLSIVDSLVYAHGGTVSVTTAPGQGCRFRVELPRIADVPAHVG
- a CDS encoding ferredoxin, coding for MSPSSNFRVEVDLDLCQGHAMCELEAPDVFTVPKRGKVEIIDTEPPDDARDEVQNAVDMCPTQALFIKEKED
- a CDS encoding NDMA-dependent alcohol dehydrogenase; amino-acid sequence: MKTKGALIYEFNQPWSIEEIEIGDPVKDEVKIQMEASGMCHSDHHLVTGDIPMAGFPVLGGHEGAGIVTEVGPGVENVAVGDHVVLSFIPSCGECPTCQSGQRNLCDLGALLLTGTAVSDGTNRVHTADGKPVIPMTLLGTFSPYMVVHKSSVVKIDPSIPFEVACLVGCGVTTGYGSATRSADIRPGEDVAIFGIGGVGMGALQGAVNAGARNIFAIDPVEWKRDQALKFGATHVYPDVFSAMAGIAEVTAGGMARKTIITTGELKGEDIDNYLNCTSKGGTCVVTAVANMAEMDVKLNLALLTLMQKRLQGTIFGGGNPHYDIPQLLSMYKAGKLNLDDMVTRQYKLEQINDGYQDMLQGRNIRGVIRYTDEDR
- a CDS encoding HIT family protein, translated to MASVFTKIINRELPGRFVYEDDDVVSFLSIAPITVGHALVVPRAEIDNWQSVDPAVFGRVMEVSQLIGKAVVKAFPCERAGLIIAGLEVPHLHVHVFPVNNLSDFGFANADQNPSPQSLDDAQAKIKAALAELR
- a CDS encoding response regulator transcription factor produces the protein MAMPAAPEKAPEARVLVVDDEMNIVELLSVSLKFQGFEVHTASNGSAALDKAREVKPDAVILDVMMPGMDGFGVLRRLRADGIDAPALFLTARDSLQDKIAGLTLGGDDYVTKPFSLEEVVARLRVILRRSGRGAVEEARSSRLTFADIELDEDTHEVWKAGEPVALSPTEFTLLRYFIINAGTVLSKPKILDHVWRYDFGGDVNVVESYVSYLRRKIDTGEQRLLHTLRGVGYVLREPR
- a CDS encoding nuclear transport factor 2 family protein — translated: MSDSTIDTVEKTPVVTASEASWRCVQAGDKDGWLALMTDDIVIEDPIGPSVTNPDGNGVRGKAAVGEFFDTNIGPNKLTVTREATFPSSSPNEIAYILVLRTLFPNGFTATVRGVFTYKVDDAGLITNLRGYWNMDAMEFGQEEGGGD
- a CDS encoding SDR family oxidoreductase, with product MPRFAPLPDRRPAIVAGASAGIGEATALELASRGFPVALGARRVEKLNDLVGKIRAEGGEAVGFHLDVTDPNSVKSFVANAVDALGEIEVLVAGAGDTYFGKLAEITTDEFDSQLQIHLVGANRLATAVLPGMLERQRGDLIFVGSDVALRQRPHMGAYGAAKAALVAMVTNYQMELEGTGVRASIVHPGPTKTSMGWSLPAEKIGPALEDWAKWGQARHDYFLRASDLARAITFVAETPRGGFIANMELQPEAPLTNAPAERQKLVLNEENLNS
- a CDS encoding nuclear transport factor 2 family protein, producing the protein MASREQLDDWVARWLKANQDCEKAGDWKPLADFYTDDATYGWNIGPKEDVMCIGIEEIREIALGLEMEGLENWVYEYQKVLVDEKQNEIVGFWKQIVNKSDGTQDEIYGIGGSWFRLDSNLMIEWQRDFFDFGHVAYMFGKLIESGDLSEGMQKRIERSMAGEKLPGYYPLGQAPATIW
- a CDS encoding cytochrome P450; its protein translation is MTTAIVPRVSGGEEEHGHLEEFRTDPIGLMKRIREECGDVGWFQLVDKNVIFLSGAEANEFFFRSADEDLDQAEAYPFMTPIFGKGVVFDASPERRKEMLHNSALRGEQMKGHAATIERQVKGMIADWGDEGEIDLLDFFAELTIYTSTACLIGEKFRNQLDHRFAEYYHDLERGTDPLCYVDPYLDIESFRLRDESRVKLVALVQEIMNHRLANPPEDKADRDMLDVLVSIKDEDGNPRFSADEVTGMFISLMFAGHHTSSGTSAWTLIELIRHPEIYAEVRDELDELYADGQEVSFHALRQIPKLDNVVKETLRLHPPLIILMRVAQGEFEVKGFPIHKGDFVAASPAISNRIPEDFPDPDEFNPDRYNKPEQADIVNRWTWIPFGAGRHRCVGAAFAQMQIKAIFSVLLREYEFEMAQPADSYRNDHSKMVVQLARPAKARYRRRSS